In one Vulgatibacter incomptus genomic region, the following are encoded:
- the pstC gene encoding phosphate ABC transporter permease subunit PstC, with product MPSAEEPELILPQPNVSSREPGASGTPLPGLARRRAVDRLASWGIKAVAFSAIAAVALIFVFVVREAIPVFDSAEVREEVTPASMVLPQTWGKAEAPSFRWQPASKVPKYSLAPLVVGTFKVTIVALLFAVPLAILAAVFSAEFAPRRLREVVKPAIELLAGIPSVVLGFFALMVLATFFQQTFGFHYRLNAIVAGVGLGLTIIPVVYTVSEDALIAVPRVYREASLALGASRARTAWSVILPAASPGIFAAVVLGFGRAMGETMIVLMASGNAAILSVDPSDSVRTIPATIAAEMGEVVVGGAHWSVLFLLGSFLFLVTLTFNGLGGWYVARLRRKLGGLTA from the coding sequence ATGCCGAGCGCCGAAGAACCCGAGCTGATCCTCCCGCAGCCCAACGTCTCGTCCCGTGAACCGGGTGCGAGCGGCACGCCGCTCCCCGGCCTCGCACGACGGCGGGCAGTCGATCGGCTGGCATCCTGGGGCATCAAGGCCGTCGCGTTCTCGGCGATCGCGGCGGTCGCACTGATCTTCGTCTTCGTCGTTCGCGAGGCGATCCCGGTCTTCGACTCGGCCGAGGTGAGGGAGGAAGTGACGCCCGCCTCGATGGTGCTGCCCCAGACCTGGGGCAAGGCCGAGGCTCCCTCCTTCCGCTGGCAGCCGGCGTCGAAGGTCCCCAAGTACAGCCTCGCGCCGCTGGTGGTCGGAACCTTCAAGGTCACGATCGTCGCGCTCCTCTTCGCGGTCCCCCTCGCGATCCTCGCGGCGGTCTTCTCCGCGGAGTTCGCGCCGCGGCGCCTGCGCGAGGTGGTCAAGCCCGCCATCGAGCTCCTCGCCGGGATCCCCTCCGTAGTCCTCGGCTTCTTCGCCCTGATGGTCCTGGCCACCTTCTTCCAGCAGACCTTCGGCTTCCACTACCGCCTGAACGCCATCGTCGCCGGCGTCGGCCTGGGCCTCACCATCATCCCGGTCGTCTACACCGTGAGCGAGGACGCCCTCATCGCGGTGCCCCGCGTCTACCGGGAGGCCTCCCTCGCCCTCGGCGCCTCCCGCGCCCGCACCGCCTGGTCCGTGATCCTCCCGGCGGCGTCGCCCGGCATCTTCGCCGCGGTGGTCCTCGGCTTCGGCCGCGCCATGGGCGAGACGATGATCGTGCTCATGGCCTCGGGGAACGCGGCCATCCTCTCCGTCGACCCCTCCGACTCCGTGCGCACCATCCCCGCCACCATCGCGGCCGAGATGGGCGAGGTCGTCGTGGGCGGCGCCCACTGGTCCGTGCTCTTCCTCCTGGGAAGCTTCCTCTTCCTGGTGACCCTCACCTTCAACGGCCTCGGCGGCTGGTACGTCGCGCGCCTGCGCCGCAAGCTCGGCGGCCTCACCGCATGA
- a CDS encoding AAA family ATPase has protein sequence MERAYEIVETLSREGGRLLRRAVRRSDDRRVLLETIPTGAAQALAADRLRNDLEIGRSLERPHLIRSLALESIDGSLVLVRDDVGADPLTGLLGDPLPIETFLDLARSMALALEELHEERVVHRDVKPDAFLADPDTGKAWLFRFGLSSRSSPERPRVLLPDLVEGSLPYISPEQTGRMNRPIDGRSDLYSLGITFFQMLVGRLPFEAADPGEWIHLQVASPVPPPATLSPHVPDDLSRIVVHLTAKMPEERYQTAAGLRRDLEDCKRQWKETGRIELPTLGASDVSARLQLPQRLFGRDEEKAILEGALEDVASSGKPALTVITGASGVGKSSLVHGLLRPLASRRGIFLSGKFDSIRRGVPYSTIAHACREALRGILGEPEETLASWRRRLAEALGENGQILVELLPELEAIVGPQEEVSPLPYVEARKRFMRVFSRFLQVFATREHPVVLFLDDLQWSDPESLELLEHVLSQPDAGPILVACAWREQEVGPSVLSWLGRIQERGVPTTELGLGPLEKDAIEELLSAALLGPAEEVRSLAGLVLAKTGGNPFFALQFLSELVDDRLLRFDPEAHLWRWDLAAIERQGFTENVVELLASRLGRLPEETRDVLRIAACMGHSADLRALAIVMERPGDEIRKALQPALEQGLMTLRSDDATAERFRFVHDRIQHAAYRLLPEDRRAQAHLRIGRLLLQAAPREEPGEEEGIFELAAHFNLARELLGSDEKLEAARLDLAAGRRAMDSSAFATALDFFSIGSGLLPEDAWERHGDLAFPLHLGWANCAFLTGDRSQADELLEDLKARARGPEEIASVATSAIYLHTIRQEVRQAVEVALDALQRLGLDSPVRPTSEQVDREHDAFEEALGGEPISSLLDLPRAKSERVAAIADIVRVVAVPAFYTDLHLMAGLMLISSTLNVKEGNPDAAAPNYAALGMAVAHLFGRYRKAYDLGKLGRDLVDRRKLEPYRAQTYILAAFTNQWREPLSAGLSLADSAFVSATRTGDLTYACYVRCDRISLLLAMGVPLPEIERECLDSLEYVAGIGYPLVTTVVTDQLRLVKSLRGDTESLGSFDGEDFSEADFDRELEAYRSTSPIAICWHWIRKQVALVHAARFDEALDAAEKAQELIWTSPSFTEVPEHHFHRAMALAGTLTEGDVDPERFRSLREELERFRVWAEGCKATFGHRHDLLAAEVARLEDRELDAVRAYDAAILGARENRFLQDEALAFERSAAFTHARGFAIGAELRLREARRCYRQWGADGKVRDLEERFPALAEAAPTAAVSLPAERLDWMALAKAAQAISKEVDLPSLLSPLVRSVLEQGGARRACFVFLRDGEPRILAEATLAPSGVETRSLDEPLSPELVPTSIVQLVLRTGERVVIGDAIASGPTEDEYFVRRHPRSVLCLPILRKGEAVAALYLENDLVAGAFSSRRLAALELLAGQAAISVEASAVSARELADRKAAEAEQERTELLDRITASLSGSLDLREQSTRLVRAFAATLADGAIVFPVDEEGTFLEPSYAIAPELDSKAFRPLAGYRPYKESRVPAGRAVATGESVFLPEMDDDTIREYTDDETQSEFVRSLGVHSLIASPMISGGRVIGAIVLVRFETKRPFEPADLELLEELAQRAAFSLDNARLYNAAQAAIRLRDDFVSIASHELRTPLTSLQLIIQRLEKRITSMTSEQVKNALALAGRQIRRLIRLVGRLLDVGQVEAGKLQIHRQDFDLGELVEEAVDQLADELARADADVRLETPKGVVGSWDEVRIGQVVTNLLTNAIKFGRGSPIEIEVGQEDGIARIDVTDHGPGIAPEIQERLFRRFSRGVSSRHYGGMGLGLYVSRRIVEAHGGSIGVESEEGEGARFTVELPVEPPAHDASSAP, from the coding sequence GTGGAGCGTGCCTATGAGATCGTCGAGACGCTCTCCCGCGAGGGAGGGCGCCTCCTCCGGCGGGCCGTTCGACGATCGGACGACCGGCGCGTGCTCCTGGAGACGATCCCCACGGGCGCCGCGCAGGCCCTGGCGGCGGACCGGCTCCGCAACGACCTCGAGATCGGGCGCTCTCTCGAGCGCCCGCATCTGATCCGCTCCCTCGCCCTCGAATCGATCGACGGCTCCCTCGTCCTCGTCCGCGACGACGTGGGCGCCGATCCCCTCACGGGCCTGCTGGGCGATCCGCTGCCCATCGAGACCTTCCTCGACCTGGCCCGATCGATGGCCCTGGCCCTCGAGGAGCTCCACGAGGAGCGGGTCGTCCACCGCGACGTGAAGCCCGACGCCTTCCTCGCGGACCCCGACACCGGGAAGGCCTGGCTCTTCCGCTTCGGCCTCTCGTCCCGCTCGTCCCCGGAGCGGCCCCGCGTGCTCCTCCCCGACCTGGTCGAGGGCTCGCTGCCGTACATCTCCCCTGAGCAGACCGGCAGGATGAACCGCCCGATCGACGGTCGCTCCGACCTCTATTCGCTGGGCATCACCTTCTTCCAGATGCTGGTCGGACGCCTGCCCTTCGAGGCCGCGGATCCCGGCGAGTGGATCCACCTCCAGGTCGCGAGCCCGGTTCCCCCGCCGGCCACGCTCTCCCCCCACGTCCCCGACGACCTCTCCCGGATCGTCGTCCACCTCACCGCCAAGATGCCCGAGGAGCGCTACCAGACCGCCGCGGGCCTGAGGCGCGACCTCGAGGATTGCAAGCGGCAGTGGAAGGAGACCGGCCGGATCGAGCTCCCGACGCTCGGCGCCTCGGACGTCTCCGCGAGACTCCAGCTTCCCCAGCGCCTCTTCGGACGCGACGAAGAGAAGGCGATCCTCGAAGGAGCGCTCGAGGATGTCGCGAGCTCCGGCAAGCCGGCCCTCACCGTGATCACCGGTGCGTCGGGGGTCGGCAAGTCGTCCCTGGTGCACGGCTTGCTCCGCCCCCTCGCCAGCCGGCGCGGGATCTTCCTCTCGGGCAAGTTCGATTCGATCCGGCGCGGCGTCCCCTACTCCACCATCGCCCACGCGTGCCGGGAGGCCCTGCGGGGCATCCTCGGCGAGCCGGAGGAGACCCTCGCGTCGTGGCGGCGCCGCCTGGCCGAAGCCCTCGGGGAGAACGGGCAGATCCTGGTCGAGCTCCTGCCCGAGCTCGAAGCCATCGTCGGCCCGCAGGAGGAGGTCTCCCCGCTCCCCTACGTCGAAGCCCGGAAGCGATTCATGCGGGTCTTCTCCCGATTCCTGCAGGTCTTCGCCACCCGCGAGCACCCGGTCGTCCTCTTCCTGGACGACCTCCAGTGGAGCGATCCCGAGAGCCTCGAGCTCCTCGAGCACGTGCTCTCCCAGCCCGACGCCGGCCCCATTCTCGTGGCCTGCGCCTGGCGGGAGCAGGAGGTTGGCCCTTCGGTCCTCTCCTGGCTGGGCCGGATCCAGGAGCGCGGCGTGCCCACGACCGAGCTCGGCCTGGGACCGCTCGAGAAGGACGCCATCGAAGAGCTCCTCTCCGCCGCTCTCCTGGGGCCCGCAGAGGAGGTCCGGTCGCTCGCCGGGCTCGTCCTCGCGAAGACCGGCGGGAACCCCTTCTTCGCGCTCCAATTCCTGTCCGAGCTCGTCGACGATCGGCTCCTGCGCTTCGATCCCGAGGCGCACCTCTGGCGCTGGGATCTGGCGGCGATCGAGCGCCAGGGCTTCACAGAGAACGTGGTGGAGCTCCTGGCCTCGCGCCTGGGCCGCCTCCCGGAGGAGACGCGCGACGTCCTCCGGATCGCCGCCTGCATGGGCCACTCCGCGGACCTCCGGGCTCTCGCGATCGTCATGGAGCGCCCCGGCGACGAGATCCGCAAAGCGCTGCAACCGGCCCTCGAGCAGGGGCTCATGACCCTGCGCTCGGACGACGCCACCGCGGAGCGCTTCCGCTTCGTCCACGACCGGATCCAGCACGCCGCATACCGGCTCCTGCCGGAGGATCGGAGGGCCCAGGCCCACCTCCGGATCGGCCGTCTGCTCCTGCAGGCCGCTCCCCGGGAGGAGCCGGGGGAAGAAGAGGGGATCTTCGAGCTCGCGGCCCACTTCAACCTCGCGCGCGAGCTGCTGGGGTCAGACGAGAAGCTCGAGGCGGCCCGGCTCGACCTCGCCGCGGGCCGGCGGGCGATGGACTCGTCCGCTTTCGCTACCGCGCTCGATTTCTTCTCCATCGGCTCCGGGCTGTTGCCAGAGGACGCCTGGGAACGTCACGGCGACCTGGCCTTTCCCCTCCACCTCGGCTGGGCGAATTGCGCGTTCCTCACGGGCGACAGGTCCCAGGCCGACGAGCTCCTCGAGGACCTGAAGGCGCGCGCTCGCGGCCCGGAGGAGATCGCCTCGGTCGCGACCTCGGCGATCTACCTCCACACGATCCGCCAGGAGGTCAGGCAGGCAGTGGAGGTGGCCCTGGACGCCCTGCAGCGCCTCGGCCTCGATTCGCCCGTTCGCCCCACGAGTGAACAGGTCGATCGCGAGCACGACGCCTTCGAGGAGGCGCTCGGCGGAGAGCCGATCTCCTCGCTCCTCGACCTTCCTCGAGCGAAGAGCGAGAGGGTCGCCGCGATTGCGGACATCGTGAGGGTCGTGGCGGTCCCGGCCTTCTACACCGATCTCCACCTGATGGCCGGGCTGATGTTGATCTCTTCGACACTCAACGTGAAAGAAGGAAACCCCGACGCCGCCGCTCCGAACTACGCCGCCCTGGGGATGGCCGTGGCCCACCTCTTCGGCCGCTACCGGAAGGCCTACGACCTCGGGAAGCTCGGGCGCGACCTCGTCGATCGCCGGAAGCTGGAGCCCTACCGCGCCCAGACCTACATCCTCGCCGCGTTCACGAACCAGTGGCGCGAGCCCCTCAGCGCCGGCCTCTCGCTGGCCGACAGCGCCTTCGTCTCGGCGACCCGCACCGGAGACCTCACCTACGCCTGCTACGTCCGGTGCGACCGGATCTCCCTCCTCCTCGCCATGGGCGTCCCCCTCCCGGAGATCGAGCGCGAATGCCTGGACTCCCTCGAGTACGTGGCCGGGATCGGCTATCCGCTCGTGACCACTGTCGTCACGGACCAGCTCCGCCTGGTGAAGAGCCTCCGCGGAGACACCGAGAGCCTCGGCTCCTTCGACGGGGAGGATTTCAGCGAGGCGGACTTCGATCGCGAGCTCGAAGCGTACCGGTCCACCTCGCCGATCGCGATCTGCTGGCACTGGATCCGGAAGCAGGTCGCGCTCGTCCACGCCGCCCGATTCGACGAGGCCCTCGACGCGGCGGAGAAGGCGCAGGAGCTCATATGGACCTCGCCCTCGTTCACCGAGGTCCCCGAGCACCACTTCCACCGCGCGATGGCCCTCGCCGGGACCCTCACCGAAGGGGATGTCGATCCGGAGCGCTTTCGGAGCCTGCGCGAAGAGCTCGAGCGCTTTCGCGTCTGGGCCGAGGGATGCAAGGCCACCTTCGGCCACAGGCACGACCTCCTCGCCGCGGAGGTCGCGCGACTGGAAGACCGGGAGCTCGACGCGGTCCGCGCCTACGACGCCGCCATCCTGGGCGCGCGGGAGAACCGCTTCCTTCAGGACGAGGCCCTCGCCTTCGAGCGCTCCGCTGCCTTCACCCACGCTCGCGGCTTCGCGATCGGCGCGGAGCTCCGGTTGCGAGAAGCGCGCCGCTGCTACCGGCAATGGGGCGCGGACGGGAAGGTGCGGGATCTCGAGGAACGCTTCCCTGCGCTCGCCGAGGCCGCCCCGACGGCCGCCGTCTCCCTCCCCGCCGAGCGCCTCGACTGGATGGCACTGGCGAAGGCCGCCCAGGCGATCTCGAAGGAGGTCGATCTCCCGTCGCTCCTCTCACCCCTGGTGCGCTCCGTCCTCGAGCAGGGAGGCGCGCGCCGCGCCTGCTTCGTTTTCCTGCGGGACGGCGAGCCGCGGATCCTGGCGGAGGCGACTCTCGCCCCTTCGGGTGTCGAGACCCGATCCCTCGACGAGCCCCTCTCCCCGGAGCTCGTCCCCACGTCGATCGTCCAGCTCGTCCTTCGCACGGGCGAGCGGGTCGTGATCGGAGACGCCATCGCCTCTGGCCCGACCGAGGACGAGTACTTCGTCCGGAGGCATCCTCGCTCCGTTCTCTGTCTACCGATCCTCCGGAAGGGAGAGGCCGTCGCGGCCCTCTACCTCGAGAACGATCTCGTCGCGGGAGCGTTCTCGTCGCGGCGCCTCGCCGCCCTCGAGCTCCTGGCCGGCCAGGCGGCGATCTCGGTGGAGGCCTCGGCGGTGTCGGCGCGGGAGCTGGCCGATCGGAAAGCGGCGGAGGCCGAGCAGGAGCGGACCGAGCTCCTGGATCGGATCACCGCCTCGCTCTCCGGGTCCCTCGATCTACGGGAGCAGTCCACGCGGCTGGTTCGGGCGTTCGCCGCGACGCTCGCCGACGGCGCGATCGTCTTCCCCGTCGACGAGGAGGGCACCTTCCTCGAGCCGTCCTACGCGATTGCCCCCGAGCTGGACTCCAAGGCGTTCCGCCCGCTGGCAGGCTATCGGCCCTACAAGGAATCGCGCGTTCCCGCAGGCCGCGCGGTCGCGACCGGCGAGTCGGTCTTCCTTCCAGAGATGGATGACGACACCATCCGCGAATACACGGACGACGAAACGCAGTCCGAGTTCGTTCGTTCCCTGGGCGTGCACTCGCTGATCGCGTCACCCATGATCTCGGGTGGCCGCGTGATCGGCGCCATCGTGCTGGTCCGCTTCGAGACGAAGCGCCCCTTCGAGCCGGCGGATCTCGAGCTCCTGGAGGAGCTCGCGCAGCGGGCGGCCTTCTCCCTCGACAACGCCCGGCTCTACAACGCCGCGCAGGCCGCGATCCGCCTCCGGGACGACTTCGTCTCGATCGCCTCCCACGAGCTGCGCACGCCCCTGACCAGCCTCCAGCTCATCATCCAGCGCCTCGAGAAACGGATCACCTCGATGACGTCCGAGCAGGTGAAGAACGCCCTCGCGCTGGCAGGCAGGCAGATTCGACGGCTGATCCGGCTGGTCGGCCGCCTCCTCGACGTCGGCCAGGTGGAGGCCGGAAAGCTGCAGATCCATCGGCAGGACTTCGACCTTGGCGAGCTCGTCGAGGAGGCCGTCGACCAGCTCGCCGACGAGCTCGCCCGCGCGGACGCCGACGTCCGGCTCGAAACCCCGAAGGGCGTCGTCGGGAGCTGGGACGAGGTCCGGATCGGCCAGGTGGTCACCAACCTCCTCACCAACGCGATCAAGTTCGGGCGCGGCTCTCCGATCGAGATCGAGGTCGGGCAGGAGGACGGGATCGCGCGCATCGACGTGACCGACCACGGGCCGGGGATCGCGCCCGAGATCCAGGAGCGGCTCTTCCGCCGCTTCTCTCGCGGCGTCTCGTCGCGCCACTACGGCGGCATGGGCCTCGGGCTCTACGTCTCCCGGCGGATCGTCGAGGCCCACGGCGGCAGCATCGGCGTCGAGAGCGAGGAGGGCGAAGGCGCCCGGTTCACGGTGGAGCTGCCCGTCGAACCGCCCGCTCACGACGCGTCCTCCGCTCCCTGA
- the pstB gene encoding phosphate ABC transporter ATP-binding protein PstB, translated as MHEPSAPKLSSDNLELWYGEKRALHGITMDLPERRVTALIGPSGCGKSTYLRCFNRMNDLIPGVRITGRVTLDNADLYGKGLDPVELRRRVGMVFQKSNPFPKTIWENVAFGPRILGQKNKARLDEIVERSLRNAALWDDVKDRLQTSALGLSGGQQQRLCIARALAVEPEVLLMDEPASALDPIATARIEELIHELKARYTIVIVTHNMQQAARVSDYTAFFYMGELVEFGSTETIFTNPKVRRTEDYITGRFG; from the coding sequence ATGCACGAGCCCTCAGCGCCCAAACTCTCCTCCGACAACCTGGAGCTCTGGTACGGCGAGAAGCGCGCCCTCCACGGGATCACCATGGATCTGCCCGAGCGGCGGGTCACCGCGCTCATCGGTCCCTCCGGCTGCGGCAAGTCCACCTATCTGCGCTGCTTCAACCGGATGAACGACCTCATCCCCGGCGTGCGGATCACGGGGCGGGTCACGCTCGACAACGCCGACCTCTACGGCAAGGGCCTCGACCCGGTGGAGCTGCGCCGCCGGGTGGGGATGGTCTTCCAGAAGTCCAACCCCTTCCCCAAGACCATCTGGGAGAACGTGGCCTTCGGTCCGCGGATCCTGGGGCAGAAGAACAAGGCCCGCCTCGACGAGATCGTCGAGCGCTCCCTGCGGAACGCCGCCCTCTGGGACGACGTGAAGGACCGCCTCCAGACCTCCGCCCTCGGCCTCTCCGGCGGCCAGCAGCAGCGGCTCTGCATCGCCCGGGCCCTCGCCGTGGAGCCGGAGGTGCTCCTCATGGACGAGCCGGCCAGCGCCCTCGACCCCATCGCCACCGCCCGCATCGAGGAGCTGATCCACGAGCTCAAGGCGCGCTACACCATCGTGATCGTCACCCACAACATGCAGCAGGCCGCCCGGGTGAGCGACTACACTGCGTTCTTCTACATGGGCGAGCTGGTCGAGTTCGGCTCGACCGAGACCATCTTCACCAACCCCAAGGTCCGCCGGACCGAGGACTACATCACCGGTCGATTCGGATAG
- the pstA gene encoding phosphate ABC transporter permease PstA has product MRHFAAHQRANAAFAGLTGGAALSILLVLAVILGDVAINGLPRLSWEFISASPRDGMMAGGIFPAIFGTVLLVLLMIVAVIPVGVLTAVYLFEYARQESFFARAVRSAVYNLSGVPSIVFGLFGVGFFIQFLGGNIDRLFLDGRMMWGQPAILWSALTLAVLTLPVVIVSTEEALRTVPREHREAALALGSTKFEAVFRIVLPQAMPGILTGAILAVARGAGETAPILFTGAAYFLPHLPTHAHDQFMHLGYHVYVLATQSPDIEATRPLLYGTVLVLLLVTVVLNLVAITLRNRLRAGRA; this is encoded by the coding sequence ATGAGACACTTCGCCGCCCACCAGCGCGCCAACGCCGCCTTCGCCGGCCTGACCGGGGGCGCTGCCCTCTCCATCCTGCTCGTCCTCGCCGTGATCCTCGGCGACGTGGCGATCAACGGCCTTCCCCGCCTCTCCTGGGAGTTCATCTCCGCGAGCCCCCGCGACGGGATGATGGCCGGCGGGATCTTCCCCGCGATCTTCGGCACCGTGCTCCTCGTGCTGCTCATGATCGTCGCCGTGATCCCGGTCGGCGTCCTCACTGCGGTCTACCTCTTCGAGTACGCGCGGCAGGAGTCCTTCTTCGCCCGCGCCGTCCGGAGCGCCGTCTACAACCTCTCCGGCGTCCCCTCGATCGTCTTCGGCCTCTTCGGCGTGGGCTTCTTCATCCAGTTCCTCGGCGGCAACATCGACAGGCTCTTCCTCGACGGACGGATGATGTGGGGCCAGCCGGCGATCCTGTGGTCGGCGCTGACACTTGCGGTGCTGACCCTGCCGGTGGTGATCGTCTCCACCGAGGAGGCGCTCCGCACGGTTCCTCGCGAGCACCGGGAGGCGGCCCTCGCCCTCGGGAGCACGAAGTTCGAGGCGGTCTTCCGGATCGTCCTCCCGCAGGCCATGCCCGGCATCCTGACCGGCGCGATCCTCGCCGTGGCCCGCGGCGCGGGAGAGACCGCGCCCATCCTCTTCACCGGCGCCGCCTACTTCCTGCCCCACCTCCCCACCCACGCCCACGACCAGTTCATGCACCTGGGCTACCACGTCTACGTGCTCGCAACGCAGTCGCCCGACATCGAGGCGACCCGGCCGCTCCTCTACGGGACGGTCCTCGTCCTCCTGCTGGTTACGGTGGTCCTCAACCTCGTCGCCATCACCCTGCGGAACCGCCTCCGGGCGGGCCGCGCCTGA
- a CDS encoding phosphate ABC transporter substrate-binding protein: MTRRILAALATATLLASCTSKDKAAGTPAEGSSEKPAASAALTVKGSDTMVLLAQRLAESFMAKNAGKVVQVTGGGSGTGIAALINGTTAIANASRPINEKEKTQVLETRGKGAVETKIALDGIAIYVHEANPVKELDLEQLAKIYLGKVKNWKEVGGEDSAIVLYGRENNSGTYAYFKEHVLRDEDFADETQTLPGTAAVVHAVAKDPKAIGYGGIAYGTGVRAVPVKKEASSAAVEPSMENVTNGSYPISRFLYMYTVGEPTGDAKDFLGFALSEEGQGLATKAGYYPLPKP; encoded by the coding sequence ATGACCCGCCGCATCCTCGCAGCACTCGCCACCGCAACCCTGCTCGCCTCCTGCACCAGCAAGGACAAGGCCGCCGGCACGCCCGCCGAGGGCTCGTCCGAGAAGCCCGCCGCCTCCGCCGCTCTCACGGTGAAGGGCTCCGACACCATGGTGCTCCTCGCCCAGCGCCTCGCCGAGAGCTTCATGGCGAAGAACGCGGGCAAGGTCGTCCAGGTGACCGGCGGCGGCAGCGGAACGGGCATCGCCGCCCTGATCAACGGCACCACCGCCATCGCCAACGCCTCCCGCCCCATCAACGAGAAGGAGAAGACGCAGGTCCTCGAGACCCGCGGCAAGGGCGCGGTCGAGACGAAGATCGCCCTCGACGGGATCGCGATCTACGTCCACGAGGCCAACCCCGTGAAGGAGCTCGACCTCGAGCAGCTCGCGAAGATCTACCTGGGCAAGGTGAAGAACTGGAAGGAGGTCGGCGGCGAGGACTCCGCCATCGTGCTCTACGGGCGCGAGAACAACTCCGGCACCTACGCCTACTTCAAGGAGCACGTGCTCCGTGACGAGGACTTCGCCGACGAGACCCAGACCCTCCCCGGCACGGCGGCCGTGGTCCACGCGGTGGCCAAGGATCCCAAGGCGATCGGCTACGGCGGCATCGCCTACGGCACCGGCGTCCGCGCGGTCCCCGTGAAGAAGGAGGCGTCGTCGGCCGCCGTCGAGCCGTCCATGGAGAACGTGACCAACGGCTCCTACCCGATCAGCCGCTTCCTCTACATGTACACGGTGGGCGAGCCGACGGGCGACGCCAAGGACTTCCTCGGCTTCGCGCTCTCCGAGGAGGGCCAGGGCCTCGCGACCAAGGCGGGCTACTACCCCCTGCCGAAGCCGTAG